The following proteins are co-located in the Thermodesulfobacteriota bacterium genome:
- a CDS encoding acetylornithine transaminase translates to MSSEETIAESGEYLMNTYGRYPIALVRGKGCRVWDEDGKQYLDFITGIAVNNLGHCHPNIVRAVTEQCRTLMQVSNLFHVEKQAELARLLVENSFADKVFFCNSGTEANEGAIKLARKWGGANGGRYKIVHARDSFHGRTLGALSATNKKYQAGFKPLLPGFKAVPYGKIESIEKALSDEKVCAVMLEPIQGENGVKIPYENYLRDVRRLTRKKKVLLMLDEIQVGMGRTGKLFAYEHYGVEPDIMTLAKALGGGIPCGAFLATDRVARHFTPGVHGTTLGGNPVAMSAGLAVIKTIMEDGLLDRAASSGEYFLERLAGIKEAHPGLVKEVRGKGLILGVEFKSPDIAKDVVTRAVGKGLLTILTEQRVMRLLPPLIAGKKEIDEAIDIISESLDEAGNA, encoded by the coding sequence TTGAGCAGCGAAGAAACGATAGCCGAAAGCGGCGAGTACCTGATGAATACGTACGGCCGCTACCCCATAGCGCTTGTCCGCGGCAAGGGATGCCGGGTGTGGGACGAGGACGGGAAACAGTACCTCGATTTCATCACGGGCATAGCCGTCAACAACCTCGGCCACTGCCATCCGAACATAGTCCGCGCCGTCACCGAGCAGTGCAGGACGCTGATGCAGGTGTCCAACCTCTTCCACGTCGAAAAGCAGGCCGAGCTCGCGCGGCTCCTCGTCGAGAATTCCTTCGCCGACAAGGTGTTTTTCTGTAACAGCGGGACGGAGGCCAACGAGGGCGCGATAAAGCTCGCCCGAAAATGGGGCGGGGCCAACGGCGGGCGCTACAAGATAGTCCACGCGCGCGATTCCTTCCACGGAAGGACCCTCGGCGCGCTCAGCGCGACGAACAAGAAATACCAGGCCGGCTTCAAGCCGCTCCTCCCGGGGTTCAAGGCCGTGCCTTACGGAAAGATCGAGTCAATAGAAAAGGCCCTTTCCGACGAGAAGGTCTGCGCCGTAATGCTCGAGCCGATACAGGGCGAAAACGGCGTAAAAATACCGTACGAGAATTATCTGAGAGACGTAAGGCGTCTCACCAGGAAGAAGAAAGTGCTGCTCATGCTCGACGAGATCCAGGTCGGGATGGGCAGGACCGGGAAGCTCTTTGCATACGAGCATTACGGCGTCGAGCCGGACATAATGACGCTCGCGAAGGCGCTCGGCGGCGGCATACCCTGCGGCGCTTTCCTGGCGACGGACCGGGTGGCCAGGCACTTCACGCCGGGCGTACACGGCACCACCCTCGGCGGCAATCCCGTCGCGATGAGCGCGGGGCTCGCCGTCATAAAGACTATAATGGAAGACGGCCTTCTGGACCGGGCCGCGTCGTCCGGGGAATATTTCCTCGAAAGGCTCGCCGGGATAAAAGAGGCGCACCCCGGCCTCGTAAAGGAGGTAAGGGGCAAGGGGCTCATACTCGGCGTCGAGTTCAAATCCCCCGATATCGCAAAGGACGTCGTAACGAGGGCCGTCGGCAAGGGGCTCCTGACGATACTCACGGAGCAGCGGGTCATGAGGCTCCTCCCCCCGCTCATAGCAGGCAAAAAGGAGATAGACGAGGCAATTGACATTATCAGCGAATCACTCGACGAGGCCGGGAATGCCTAG
- a CDS encoding LysM peptidoglycan-binding domain-containing protein gives MAIRYSLVVLFVFLLPVTAFTASKYTVKKGDNLYGLALKFGVTVEDLKSVNNLENNRLDIGDVLTVPNSGGSAETRSNAEDGSNNKEYIVKKGDTLGEIAERHGVSTAALQNENGLSSTKLQIGQKLAIPSGQNSSVKSAKAQPATGEVSQGPAKAPAPAIPATYTVKNGDTLGHIAAKYGMSSRELKAGNGLKTDKISVGQTLRIPGGAPAAKAPDAAPDEIKTAEVKTAEAKPAETTVKKAPAGGVYVVRKGDTPGGIAQKLGVSTSDLIKLNDIDSKSLRIGQELIVPGSAGAVTAAAETAPVPVKAEEAEAENVKPAPSTITYYTVSKGDTPGGIARKLGVSTKDLVELNSIDSRNLRIGQKLVVPGSAKLAEAVETAGADEKPAPSSADSAPEVPGVYTVRKGDTLGGIGGRFGVSVSQLKKINGLKSNNIRIGQELALTPASPAESETADPALTAKFDGSYKVAKGDTLGRLAIKHGVSQNELKQANGLKSSNIRIGQVLKVPGPVKKDVIVVAEPAVTAAEAVSAQAPEETASAEVYIKKRYVVKEGDTLGGIASGFDVTVDEIKKASALKSDRIGKGDILLIPVPQEKVTSSRYTVARGDTLGRIASRFGVSVSELKKANGLRGNTLRAGAKLNIPGITEAVDAEPALGVGAKVIATASPKREYVVEKGDTLASVAAKYGITITALKTENNIKGSTINAGQVLYIPTIPGQDAAYVAVADKSTIQSGGKADNASDDSGKNGRFSKESIIQVAKKYLGAPYKFGGNDFITGIDCSGYVKKVFSRFNVNLPRTARDIYYRSGKSVKRDELDTGDLVFFITYAKYPSHVGIYMGNDEFIHASSASRKVTIDNINKQYYRKRYIGAKRVQLSGLFYDEMSKGYGGFDKN, from the coding sequence ATGGCGATTAGGTATTCCCTGGTGGTTCTTTTTGTATTTCTCCTTCCCGTAACTGCTTTCACAGCAAGCAAATACACCGTGAAAAAAGGAGATAACCTTTACGGCTTGGCGTTAAAATTCGGCGTAACCGTTGAAGACCTGAAATCCGTCAATAATCTCGAAAATAACAGATTGGATATAGGCGATGTTTTGACTGTCCCTAATTCGGGCGGTTCGGCCGAAACAAGAAGCAATGCAGAGGATGGCAGCAATAATAAAGAGTACATAGTAAAGAAAGGCGACACCCTGGGCGAAATAGCCGAAAGACACGGCGTATCGACAGCGGCTTTACAGAACGAAAACGGATTAAGCAGCACAAAACTACAAATCGGGCAAAAACTTGCAATCCCCTCCGGACAGAATTCGAGCGTAAAGAGCGCCAAGGCACAGCCGGCAACGGGCGAAGTGTCCCAAGGGCCCGCAAAGGCCCCCGCCCCCGCAATCCCGGCGACCTACACGGTCAAAAACGGCGATACGCTCGGCCACATAGCGGCGAAATACGGCATGTCGAGCCGCGAGCTCAAGGCCGGGAACGGGCTGAAAACGGATAAGATAAGCGTCGGCCAAACCCTCCGGATCCCGGGCGGTGCGCCGGCGGCGAAGGCCCCCGATGCCGCCCCCGATGAAATAAAGACTGCCGAAGTAAAAACCGCCGAGGCAAAACCCGCTGAAACCACCGTTAAGAAAGCCCCCGCGGGCGGCGTATACGTCGTCCGTAAGGGCGACACCCCGGGCGGCATAGCACAGAAGCTCGGCGTCAGCACGAGCGACCTGATAAAACTGAACGACATCGACAGCAAGAGCCTCAGGATAGGACAGGAGCTCATCGTCCCCGGTTCCGCGGGTGCAGTCACAGCGGCCGCCGAAACGGCCCCCGTCCCCGTTAAGGCCGAAGAAGCCGAGGCTGAAAACGTAAAACCCGCTCCATCGACAATCACCTACTACACGGTCTCGAAGGGCGACACGCCCGGTGGCATCGCGCGGAAGCTCGGCGTCAGCACAAAAGACCTCGTCGAGCTCAACAGCATCGACAGCAGGAACCTCCGCATAGGGCAAAAGCTCGTGGTGCCCGGTTCGGCGAAGCTGGCCGAGGCCGTCGAAACGGCGGGCGCGGACGAAAAGCCCGCTCCCTCTTCCGCCGACAGCGCCCCCGAAGTCCCCGGCGTATACACGGTGCGTAAGGGCGACACGCTCGGCGGGATAGGCGGCAGGTTCGGCGTCTCGGTAAGCCAGCTCAAAAAGATTAACGGCCTTAAGAGCAATAATATCCGCATCGGGCAGGAGCTCGCCCTCACGCCGGCATCGCCCGCGGAATCCGAAACCGCGGACCCGGCTTTAACAGCCAAATTCGACGGCAGCTACAAGGTCGCGAAAGGCGACACGCTCGGACGGCTCGCGATTAAACACGGCGTATCCCAGAACGAGCTCAAGCAAGCCAACGGCCTTAAGAGCAGCAACATCAGGATCGGCCAGGTGTTGAAGGTCCCCGGCCCCGTAAAGAAAGACGTCATAGTCGTGGCCGAGCCTGCGGTCACCGCAGCCGAAGCGGTTTCCGCACAGGCCCCGGAAGAAACCGCCTCCGCCGAGGTATACATAAAGAAGAGATACGTGGTCAAGGAAGGCGACACGCTCGGAGGGATCGCGTCCGGCTTCGACGTGACTGTAGACGAGATCAAAAAGGCGAGCGCCTTAAAGTCCGACCGTATAGGCAAGGGCGACATACTCCTCATCCCCGTGCCCCAGGAAAAGGTTACGTCGTCCCGCTACACGGTAGCCAGGGGCGACACGCTCGGCAGGATAGCGAGCAGGTTCGGGGTTTCTGTAAGCGAGCTCAAGAAGGCGAACGGCCTCAGGGGCAACACCTTAAGGGCCGGAGCGAAGCTCAACATTCCGGGAATCACGGAAGCTGTGGACGCCGAGCCCGCGCTCGGAGTGGGCGCGAAGGTTATAGCGACGGCCAGCCCGAAGCGTGAATACGTCGTCGAAAAAGGCGACACGCTCGCGAGCGTAGCGGCCAAGTACGGCATCACGATTACCGCGCTCAAAACCGAAAACAACATCAAGGGCAGCACGATAAACGCGGGACAGGTGCTCTACATTCCGACCATCCCCGGGCAGGACGCCGCCTACGTCGCGGTAGCCGACAAGAGCACCATACAGTCCGGCGGCAAGGCAGATAATGCGTCCGACGATTCCGGGAAGAACGGAAGGTTCTCTAAGGAGAGCATCATACAGGTGGCGAAGAAATACCTCGGCGCGCCGTACAAATTCGGCGGCAACGATTTCATCACCGGCATAGACTGCTCTGGCTACGTCAAAAAGGTTTTCAGCAGGTTCAACGTCAACCTCCCCCGTACGGCGAGGGACATCTACTACAGGTCGGGCAAGAGCGTCAAGAGAGACGAGCTCGACACCGGCGACCTCGTGTTCTTCATCACGTACGCGAAATACCCCTCCCACGTCGGCATCTACATGGGGAACGACGAATTCATCCACGCGTCGTCCGCGTCCCGCAAGGTGACGATAGACAACATCAACAAGCAGTACTACAGGAAGAGATACATCGGCGCCAAGAGGGTCCAGCTCTCCGGGCTCTTCTACGACGAGATGAGCAAAGGGTACGGCGGCTTCGATAAGAACTGA
- the argF gene encoding ornithine carbamoyltransferase: MPRSFLRIADIGKEDFEHLFRRSAELKAAKKAGTPTHTLAGKSIALIFEKLSTRTRVSFEVAINDLGANALYLNPNDLQLGRGETVEDTAKVLSSYLDGVILRLFEQEKLEEFAKHSTIPVINALTDLGHPTQIVADLFTIKERGLDVGDMKLAFIGDGNNVANSFIGAAAILGFKLAIATPRGYEPDFSSLGVSGEGVEVTNDPDEAVSGADVIYTDVWVSMGQEEGTDKRMKMFRPYQVNAELLTRASKDALVMHCLPAHRGEEITAEVADGPQSIIFDQAENKLHAGKAILEMFMKD, encoded by the coding sequence ATGCCTAGAAGCTTCCTCAGGATTGCGGACATAGGCAAGGAGGATTTCGAGCATCTCTTCAGGCGCTCGGCCGAGCTCAAGGCCGCGAAGAAGGCCGGCACGCCGACGCACACGCTCGCCGGGAAATCGATAGCGCTCATCTTCGAGAAGCTCTCGACGAGGACCCGCGTTTCTTTCGAGGTCGCGATAAACGACCTCGGCGCAAACGCGCTTTATCTTAACCCGAACGATCTTCAGCTCGGGCGCGGCGAAACGGTCGAAGACACCGCGAAGGTGCTCTCGTCGTACCTCGACGGCGTTATACTCCGGCTCTTCGAGCAAGAGAAGCTGGAAGAATTCGCGAAGCACTCTACTATACCGGTGATAAACGCGCTTACGGACCTCGGGCATCCGACGCAGATCGTAGCCGACCTCTTCACGATAAAGGAAAGGGGACTCGACGTCGGCGACATGAAGCTCGCCTTCATCGGCGACGGCAACAACGTCGCCAATTCGTTCATAGGCGCGGCGGCGATACTCGGCTTTAAGCTCGCTATAGCGACCCCGCGCGGCTACGAGCCCGACTTCTCGTCGCTCGGCGTAAGCGGCGAGGGCGTAGAGGTGACAAACGACCCGGACGAAGCCGTAAGCGGCGCGGACGTCATATACACCGACGTCTGGGTAAGCATGGGCCAGGAAGAGGGGACCGACAAGAGGATGAAGATGTTCAGGCCCTACCAGGTAAACGCAGAGCTCTTGACCAGGGCCTCGAAAGACGCCCTCGTCATGCACTGCCTTCCGGCACACAGGGGCGAGGAGATAACGGCGGAAGTCGCCGACGGCCCGCAGTCGATAATCTTCGACCAGGCGGAGAACAAGCTCCACGCGGGCAAAGCCATACTCGAAATGTTCATGAAGGACTGA
- a CDS encoding chlorite dismutase family protein translates to MQEANDNSVLDISEKGRAKDGTVLSSDRRMLMQLLAFGGCLDTGKIIKELEGSGTDFVLYADINDPYGVGLLSLNEDPGFFVGELREFLARPAFTGLTPKPEYTMLGRTYSLGYEPDLERTLVHGPREKVLNPALKWAIWYPLQRNKLFETLSEDERRSVLGEHGKVGFKFGQAGLGTDIRLACHGLDRNDNDFVIAVLGAKLYPLSILIETMRGTKQTSMYLESLGPFFVGNVLWQTPVG, encoded by the coding sequence ATGCAAGAAGCAAACGACAATTCTGTTTTGGATATAAGCGAAAAGGGGAGGGCGAAGGACGGGACGGTCCTGTCCTCGGACAGGCGGATGCTGATGCAGCTCCTCGCGTTCGGCGGCTGCCTCGATACGGGGAAGATAATAAAGGAGCTCGAAGGCTCGGGCACGGACTTCGTCCTCTACGCCGACATCAACGACCCCTACGGCGTCGGGCTTTTGTCTCTCAACGAGGACCCGGGTTTCTTCGTCGGCGAGCTCCGCGAGTTCCTCGCGCGCCCGGCCTTCACCGGGCTTACGCCCAAGCCCGAGTACACCATGCTCGGGAGGACGTATTCCCTCGGCTACGAGCCCGACCTCGAAAGGACCCTCGTCCACGGGCCCCGTGAGAAGGTGCTTAACCCCGCGCTCAAGTGGGCGATATGGTACCCGCTCCAGCGTAACAAGCTCTTCGAGACGCTTTCGGAAGACGAGCGCCGCTCGGTGCTGGGGGAGCACGGCAAGGTAGGGTTCAAGTTCGGCCAGGCAGGGCTCGGAACGGATATCAGGCTCGCGTGTCACGGGCTCGACAGGAACGACAACGACTTCGTAATCGCGGTCCTCGGCGCAAAGCTCTACCCGCTCTCGATCCTGATAGAGACCATGCGCGGGACGAAGCAGACGTCGATGTACCTCGAAAGCCTGGGGCCGTTCTTCGTCGGGAACGTCCTGTGGCAGACCCCGGTCGGGTAA
- the hslU gene encoding ATP-dependent protease ATPase subunit HslU, whose protein sequence is MSNETFFTPREIVSELDRYIIGQNKAKRAVSIALRNRWRRQRVSPELKDEIAPKNILMIGPTGVGKTEIARRLAKLAQAPFLKVEASKFTEVGYVGRDVESMIRDLTDIAIKMVTDEEKQTVRTRAEDLAEERMLDLLFPTPQAPQAHQPPQAEPAQQAESSSETREKLRRLLREGKLDERFVDIEVTSKNFPIQVFSPSGLEEMDVNISDMLGNLFPKKTKKRKVRVPDAMEVLIQEEAQKLIDMDNVIKKSIERVEQSGIIFIDEIDKVAGRESSAGPDVSREGVQRDLLPIIEGCTVNTKHGMVKTDHILFIGAGAFHVSKPSDLIPELQGRFPIRVELEPLTTEDFIMILTQPRNALIKQYVELLNTENVDLIFSEDAIREIAETAHTVNESMENIGARRLHTIMERMLDEISFNAPDMGHEKITIDANYVKEKIADIVKDRDLSRYIL, encoded by the coding sequence ATGAGCAATGAAACGTTTTTCACCCCGAGAGAGATAGTCTCGGAGCTCGACAGGTATATCATAGGCCAGAACAAGGCCAAGCGTGCGGTATCGATCGCGCTCAGGAACCGCTGGCGGCGCCAGCGCGTCTCCCCCGAGCTCAAGGACGAGATAGCGCCCAAGAACATACTCATGATAGGCCCGACGGGCGTCGGCAAGACCGAGATAGCCCGGCGTCTCGCCAAGCTCGCCCAGGCCCCGTTCTTAAAGGTCGAGGCTTCGAAGTTCACCGAGGTCGGCTACGTCGGAAGGGACGTCGAATCGATGATCAGGGACCTCACCGACATCGCCATAAAGATGGTGACCGACGAGGAGAAGCAGACCGTACGCACGAGGGCCGAGGACCTCGCCGAGGAAAGGATGCTGGACCTCCTCTTCCCCACGCCCCAGGCCCCGCAGGCGCATCAGCCCCCGCAGGCCGAGCCGGCGCAGCAGGCTGAGTCAAGCAGCGAAACGCGCGAGAAGCTGCGCAGGCTCCTCCGCGAGGGGAAGCTCGACGAAAGGTTCGTGGACATAGAGGTCACGTCGAAGAATTTTCCCATACAGGTGTTCTCGCCGTCCGGCCTCGAAGAGATGGACGTCAACATATCCGACATGCTCGGAAACCTCTTCCCCAAAAAGACCAAGAAGCGTAAGGTCCGCGTCCCCGACGCGATGGAAGTGCTGATACAGGAAGAGGCGCAGAAGCTCATCGACATGGACAACGTCATAAAGAAATCCATAGAGAGGGTCGAGCAGTCGGGGATAATCTTCATCGACGAGATAGACAAGGTCGCGGGCCGCGAAAGCTCGGCCGGGCCCGACGTATCGAGAGAAGGCGTCCAGCGTGACCTCCTCCCGATAATCGAGGGCTGCACGGTCAACACGAAGCACGGCATGGTGAAGACGGACCATATCCTCTTCATCGGCGCGGGGGCGTTTCACGTCTCGAAGCCGTCCGACCTCATCCCCGAGCTACAGGGCAGGTTCCCGATAAGGGTCGAGCTCGAACCGCTGACTACGGAAGACTTCATCATGATCCTGACCCAGCCCCGGAACGCGCTCATAAAGCAGTACGTCGAGCTCCTGAACACGGAGAACGTAGACCTCATCTTCTCGGAGGATGCGATAAGGGAAATCGCCGAGACGGCCCACACCGTAAACGAATCCATGGAGAACATCGGCGCGCGAAGGCTCCACACCATAATGGAGCGGATGCTCGACGAGATATCCTTCAACGCCCCCGACATGGGACACGAAAAGATTACGATCGACGCGAATTACGTTAAGGAAAAGATAGCCGACATCGTAAAGGACAGGGACCTCAGCAGGTACATACTCTAG
- the argB gene encoding acetylglutamate kinase — protein sequence MKNLIQKAKTLVEALPYIEEFYGETIVIKYGGSIGDDDLHDFARDIVLMKFVGIHPVVIHGGGPQIGNHLKRLGMESEFIAGLRVTDEATMEVAEMVLVGKINQKIIEAIQAMGGKAVGVSGKEGKMILARKLNLDTFAAENGIEIPAGSDLGMVGEVESVNPHLIKVLEDSGFIPVIAPTGFDKEGRTYNINADHVAGKIAGALKAVKLILMTNVPGIFDKEKNLLSSITESEARELIRQEAISGGMIPKIMCAIEALHAGVDKVHIIDGTIDHALILEIFTDAGVGTEILL from the coding sequence ATGAAAAATCTCATTCAAAAAGCTAAAACACTCGTCGAAGCGCTCCCTTATATCGAGGAGTTTTACGGCGAAACTATCGTAATAAAATACGGCGGGAGCATCGGCGACGACGACCTCCACGACTTCGCGCGCGACATCGTGCTGATGAAGTTCGTGGGCATTCACCCCGTGGTCATACACGGCGGCGGCCCGCAGATAGGTAATCACCTGAAAAGGCTCGGCATGGAATCCGAGTTCATTGCGGGGCTCCGTGTGACGGACGAGGCGACGATGGAAGTCGCCGAGATGGTGCTCGTCGGGAAGATAAACCAGAAGATAATCGAGGCGATCCAGGCGATGGGCGGAAAGGCCGTCGGCGTTTCGGGAAAGGAAGGCAAGATGATCCTCGCACGGAAGCTGAACCTCGATACCTTCGCGGCCGAAAACGGCATCGAGATACCGGCCGGGTCCGACCTCGGCATGGTCGGCGAGGTCGAGTCGGTGAACCCGCACCTGATCAAAGTCCTCGAAGACTCGGGATTCATTCCCGTGATCGCGCCGACCGGGTTCGACAAGGAAGGCCGGACGTACAACATCAACGCCGACCACGTGGCCGGGAAGATAGCCGGCGCGCTCAAGGCCGTAAAGCTCATACTGATGACGAACGTCCCGGGTATCTTCGACAAGGAAAAGAACCTCCTTTCGAGCATCACCGAATCCGAAGCGCGCGAGCTCATAAGGCAGGAGGCGATCTCCGGCGGGATGATCCCCAAGATCATGTGCGCCATAGAGGCCCTTCACGCAGGCGTCGACAAGGTGCACATAATAGACGGCACAATAGACCACGCCCTCATCCTCGAAATATTCACCGACGCGGGCGTTGGAACGGAGATACTTCTTTGA
- a CDS encoding tyrosine recombinase XerC, whose product MDHYLDSFREFLLSERNYSQHTVKAYMTDVGEFVGVARQKKLIPGEGEEFDARKLDEAPIRAYIGWLYTQNKKVSISRKLSSVRTFFEFLMKTGAVKLNLARLVPTPRGEKRLPSFLTVDEVVKLLDTVSGDGALDARDSAILELLYSSGLRVSELAGADLGDIDLAGLTVKVLGKGRKERQVPIGSRAAEAIRKYLAHRLDMKPKGDQLFVNSRGGRLTVRSVDRIIKKRAIAAGIPKNVSPHVLRHSFATHLLGGGADLRAIQEMLGHASLSTTQRYTHTSIEKLMEIYDKTHPRA is encoded by the coding sequence ATGGACCATTATCTGGACAGCTTCAGGGAATTTCTCCTCTCCGAAAGAAATTACTCGCAGCACACCGTCAAGGCCTACATGACCGACGTCGGCGAATTCGTCGGCGTCGCCAGGCAAAAAAAGCTCATCCCGGGAGAAGGGGAAGAATTCGACGCCAGGAAGCTCGACGAGGCCCCCATAAGGGCCTATATAGGCTGGCTTTATACGCAGAACAAGAAGGTATCGATTTCGAGGAAGCTCTCTTCCGTAAGGACGTTCTTCGAGTTCCTGATGAAGACCGGGGCGGTGAAATTAAACCTCGCCAGGCTCGTCCCGACGCCCAGGGGCGAAAAGAGGCTCCCGTCGTTTCTCACGGTGGACGAGGTCGTAAAGCTCCTCGACACGGTGTCGGGCGACGGCGCGCTCGACGCCAGGGACAGCGCCATACTGGAGCTACTCTATTCTAGCGGCCTCAGGGTAAGCGAGCTCGCCGGGGCCGACCTCGGCGACATCGACCTCGCCGGCCTGACGGTTAAAGTCCTCGGCAAGGGGAGAAAGGAAAGGCAGGTGCCGATAGGCTCCCGTGCGGCGGAGGCCATAAGGAAATACCTCGCCCACAGGCTCGACATGAAGCCGAAAGGAGACCAGCTCTTCGTGAATTCCCGCGGCGGGAGGCTAACGGTAAGAAGCGTGGACAGGATAATAAAGAAGCGCGCGATAGCTGCCGGCATCCCCAAGAACGTAAGCCCGCACGTGCTCAGGCACTCGTTCGCGACCCACCTTTTGGGGGGCGGGGCCGACCTCCGGGCGATCCAGGAAATGCTCGGACACGCGAGCCTTTCCACGACTCAAAGGTATACTCATACCTCGATAGAAAAATTAATGGAGATATACGACAAAACTCATCCCAGAGCATAG
- the hslV gene encoding ATP-dependent protease subunit HslV, producing the protein MEQFHGTTIVCVKIKDGVAMAGDGQVTLGHAAVKHSAKKVRKIFEGKVLVGFAGATADAMTLFDKFEAKLEEYRGNLRRAAVELARDWRTDRILRRLEALLAVADKDSMFLISGSGDVLEPDDNVIAVGSGGTFAQAAAKALSRFSDLSARQIAEESLKIASEICIYTNDKITVEEL; encoded by the coding sequence ATGGAACAATTTCACGGAACTACGATAGTATGCGTAAAGATCAAGGACGGCGTCGCGATGGCCGGGGACGGCCAGGTAACCCTGGGTCATGCCGCGGTAAAGCATTCGGCCAAGAAAGTGAGGAAGATATTCGAGGGCAAGGTGCTCGTCGGATTCGCCGGGGCCACGGCCGACGCCATGACCCTCTTCGACAAGTTCGAGGCGAAGCTCGAAGAGTACAGGGGGAACCTCCGCCGGGCTGCCGTCGAGCTCGCGAGGGACTGGCGGACGGACAGGATACTCCGGCGGCTCGAAGCGCTCCTCGCGGTGGCGGACAAGGACAGCATGTTTCTCATCTCCGGGAGCGGCGACGTGCTGGAGCCCGACGACAACGTAATAGCCGTAGGCTCGGGCGGCACGTTCGCACAGGCAGCGGCCAAGGCGCTCAGCAGGTTCTCCGACCTTTCGGCGAGGCAGATAGCCGAGGAATCCCTCAAGATAGCGTCCGAGATATGCATTTATACGAACGATAAAATCACGGTAGAGGAACTTTGA
- a CDS encoding AAA family ATPase, producing the protein MRRGEKVYYVKDFIQTVPLPSPKKIYAELEKLGYRGQPLARKAVSLASYRHVKRLKLLHTKNTPRTVLPPRPNTILMGPTGCGKTYLIELLFGEIFKLPYVIIDMTKFTESGYVGDDVVNILVQLVYAANESIDIAECGVIVLDEFDKIAGAYSSARFAGQGTTKDVSGYGVQRELLKILEGTDVQIPLDFGFSSRGPRALISTRDITFFSVGAFSGIRSLLEKRSLGFMQKLEEGMSEDDSIAYSLTEDEADDISKFHMFGFLPELISRFNRIVPFSPLNKNTLMEIIHIKTRNYQREFEEEGFLLRIEPGVAEFIIDEAVRRQTGARGLDVIISRHLEEVAFENFGKGDEGEIILTMDSGRVSHILKKRA; encoded by the coding sequence ATGAGAAGAGGAGAGAAGGTTTACTACGTTAAGGATTTCATTCAGACAGTCCCTCTTCCCTCACCCAAAAAGATATACGCGGAGCTCGAAAAGCTCGGATACAGGGGCCAGCCGCTCGCCCGCAAGGCGGTGTCACTCGCCTCTTACAGGCACGTCAAGAGACTGAAGCTCCTCCATACGAAAAACACGCCGCGCACCGTTCTGCCGCCCCGCCCGAACACCATACTCATGGGGCCGACGGGCTGCGGCAAGACGTATCTCATCGAGCTCCTTTTCGGCGAAATATTCAAGCTGCCCTACGTCATCATCGACATGACGAAGTTCACCGAATCGGGATACGTCGGCGACGACGTCGTGAACATCCTGGTCCAGCTCGTCTACGCGGCGAACGAGAGCATAGACATCGCCGAGTGCGGCGTCATCGTGCTCGACGAGTTCGACAAGATAGCCGGGGCCTACAGCAGCGCGAGGTTCGCCGGGCAGGGGACGACGAAGGACGTCTCCGGGTACGGCGTACAGAGAGAGCTGCTGAAGATTCTCGAAGGGACGGACGTCCAGATACCGCTCGACTTCGGATTTTCGAGCAGGGGACCGAGGGCGCTCATCTCGACCCGCGACATAACGTTCTTTTCGGTGGGCGCTTTCTCAGGCATACGGAGCCTCCTCGAAAAGCGGAGCCTCGGCTTCATGCAGAAGCTCGAGGAAGGAATGAGCGAGGACGATTCCATAGCCTACAGCCTGACGGAAGACGAGGCGGACGACATATCGAAGTTTCACATGTTCGGGTTCCTGCCCGAGCTCATTTCGCGGTTCAACCGCATAGTGCCGTTTTCGCCGCTAAACAAAAATACGCTCATGGAGATAATCCACATCAAGACCCGGAACTACCAGAGGGAATTCGAGGAAGAGGGCTTTTTGCTCCGCATCGAGCCGGGCGTCGCCGAGTTCATAATCGACGAAGCCGTAAGGCGGCAGACGGGGGCCCGCGGCCTGGATGTTATAATATCGAGGCACCTCGAAGAGGTGGCGTTCGAGAACTTCGGAAAGGGAGACGAGGGAGAGATAATCCTTACGATGGACTCGGGCAGGGTTTCTCACATCTTGAAAAAACGCGCATGA